One segment of Choristoneura fumiferana chromosome 26, NRCan_CFum_1, whole genome shotgun sequence DNA contains the following:
- the LOC141443035 gene encoding 1-phosphatidylinositol 4,5-bisphosphate phosphodiesterase epsilon-1-like: MAREILAATPSLTSSHSVAATPTQRREFKRESTKEDRGSVKRDPTRRESGKRMDQGTTTSPLRDSGKRDHRASEPSRQVYIASFDEEGEQAPGWRRVGPEGLLNLEKVYRTQAVMDHIASFHQHHYALARNNTPVFGDYLRTAMSSCEEPVFSQPSQQTSWSFENEALYELEGGGYCPVQPLPHDHGVTMFPLQPQHGVCMDRHVLQIMHHGTVCVVGEAEWGGTVAQLRLERACAILAWCRTAHKPHMSYGETPSENVQQPEVSLSYNPEEVIPLKYTANLAHDNEAGIVGEEGFIDLQYVKDMRLDGALLEARELAELTQTARRCGLVSSQGARVISLVYGRTLSDNRSLHIMLPAYSYRVWAVGLHAVIRALMSQAKLADRSLAWLKNKYTALYYEDGCCCEPWSAMLYGCLAAESPRAAVLRTPRRSKESSRKRIRTP; encoded by the exons ATGGCCag AGAGATCCTGGCAGCCACGCCGTCTCTCACCAGCTCCCACTCCGTCGCCGCCACACCTACGCAGCGGAGGGAGTTCAAGAGGGAATCCACGAAGGAAGACAG AGGGTCTGTAAAAAGAGACCCTACTAGAAGAGAGAGTGGGAAAAGGATGGACCAAGGCACAACCACCAGCCCTTTGAGGGACAGCGGTAAAAGGGACCATCGGGCCAGTGAACCCAGTAGACAAGTG TACATAGCATCATTCGACGAAGAAGGCGAGCAGGCGCCCGGCTGGCGCCGCGTGGGCCCCGAGGGTCTCCTGAACCTCGAGAAAGTATACCGCACCCAGGCGGTGATGGACCATATCGCGAGCTTCCATCAGCACCATTACGCTCTTGCAAGGAACAACACGCCCGTGTTTGGTGATTACTTGAG AACAGCAATGTCATCGTGCGAGGAGCCAGTCTTCTCGCAACCCTCGCAGCAGACGAGTTGGTCCTTCGAGAACGAGGCCCTCTACGAGCTGGAGGGGGGAGGGTACTGCCCCGTGCAGCCGCTGCCCCATGACCATGGGGTCACGATGTTCCCCCTGCAGCCGCAGCATGGGGTGTGCATGGATCGCCATGTCTTGCAG ATAATGCACCACGGCACAGTCTGCGTGGTGGGCGAGGCGGAGTGGGGCGGCACAGTGGCGCAGCTGCGGCTGGAGCGCGCATGCGCGATACTAGCCTGGTGTCGCACCGCGCACAAACCCCATATGTCTTATG GAGAAACCCCATCGGAGAACGTTCAGCAGCCGGAAGTAAGTCTATCGTACAACCCCGAAGAAGTCATTCCTCTGAAGTATACCGCGAATCTGGCGCATGACAATGAAGCTGGCATCGTTGGAGAAGAAGG CTTCATCGACCTACAATACGTCAAAGACATGCGCCTGGACGGTGCGCTTTTAGAAGCACGTGAGCTGGCAGAGCTGACACAGACGGCACGCCGCTGCGGGCTCGTGAGCTCGCAGGGGGCGCGTGTCATCTCACTCGTGTATGGTCGTACACTGAGTGATAACAGGAGTCTGCACATTATGCTACCCGCCTACTCATACAG GGTATGGGCAGTAGGCCTCCACGCAGTCATCAGAGCTCTGATGAGCCAGGCCAAGCTGGCAGACAGGAGTCTGGCGTGGCTCAAGAACAAATACACGGCTCTGTACTACGAGGATGGATGTTGCTGCGAGCCCTGGTCAGCGATGCTATACGG GTGTTTGGCGGCAGAGAGTCCACGTGCGGCAGTTCTTCGCACTCCACGCCGGTCAAAGGAGTCTTCACGGAAGCGCATACGGACTCCATGA